The following nucleotide sequence is from Lacinutrix sp. Hel_I_90.
AAATAGCATCGATAATAATATCCTTTTCATCTACTACGATCTCTTCAAAATCTTCTTGACAACTTAATAATTTGGGCCAATCGTTAGAGACATTTTTAATCCGATCATAATTAATTAAAAAATCTTTTGAGCGCTTGGTACTGCAGTTAACAACATAGGTCTTTACATTGTAGCCATGCGAAATCAAATGCCTGGCAACTACCAGTCCATCACCACCATTATTACCAATACCACAAAATACGTGAATGGGCACTTGAGCCCCTTGCATACGCATGTGTAGCCAATTAAAAATTTGTATTCCCGCACGCTCCATTAAATCGGTTGAAGAAATCTTTTGTTTTTCGGCGGTAAGTTTATCGCCAGCGTATATTTGTTCTTTGGAGAATATTTTCATTTTAAAATTTAATAATCTTTATTTCTAATGCGTTATTTATTTCGATTATGAAATACATTCCATTTTAATTCAGAATCTTATAAAAATGTTGGTTTTGTTTTGTTATTAGCGTAAAAGTAATACATTTACTATGTAATACATACAAAAAATGAATAACAACGTGATAATAGCACCCTTAAATAGAACTTTAGTTATTGAAGTACGCGTTGCTGTTTTTACGTTTATTACGATAATTACGACGACCCTTTTGGGTTCTTAATTATATTCACTTCCGCACTTATTTTAGCTTTTACGCTACTTTTTCAAAATTAATTTCGATTAAAATAAAATACAAATGCAAGTATTAAAATTTGGAGGAACCTCTGTTGGTTCTTCAAAAAACATCAATAGAGTTATCGCTATTTTAGAAGACTATGCTAAACAAAGTAAGGTGATCTGTGTGGTGTCTGCCGTTGGTGGCATTACCGATAGGTTATTAAAAGCTGGGCAATTAGCAAAGGACAATAACAAAGACTATAAAAAGGAGTATAAAGCCATTAAGAATAAACATTTAACTATGCTTTCTGAATTAATTCCTACCAACGAGACTAAAGTTGCAGATGCTCTAGAAGAAAAGCTCAAGCAATTAAAAAATCTTTTAGATGGTATTTTTTTAATCAATGAATTATCACCTCAAACCTCTGATCGTCTGTTAAGTTTTGGCGAACTATTGTCATCATTTATTATTGCTGAAACGCTAAAAAGCAGAAGCATGAGCGCAGCGCGAAAAAATGCGCAAGAGCTTATTATTACCAATTCAAATTTTACAAAAGCTGAAGTTAAATTTGAACCTACAAACTCAAATATTCGTACGTATTTTAAAGATGCCCATCAAAGTATTACCATTCTACCTGGTTTTATTTCAAAATCTACAAACAACGAGATTACCACTTTAGGACGTGGTGGCTCAGACTATACTGCGGCTATTGTTGCGGCTGCATTACAGGTGGAGAAACTGGAAATATGGACCGACGTTAGTGGCATGTATACTACTAATCCGAAACTTGTAAAGCAGGCCTATCCTATTCAGCGCATTAGCTATCAAGAAGCTATGGAATTATCCCATTTTGGGGCTAAAGTATTGTATCCGCCAACGGTGCAACCTGTACTCAATTTAAAAATCCCTATTCAAATTAAAAACACGATGGACCCTAAAGCCGTTGGAACCCTGATTTCAGATGGTGGCAATGGGAAATCCTCAACAGCAACGGGGATCACAAATATTAACAATATTGCTTTATTAACCCTTCAAGGTAATGGTATGGTGGGCGTGCCTGGTTTTTCAAAACGTTTGTTTGAAACATTGGCTCAAGAGAAAGTTAATATTATTTTAATTACACAAGCCTCGTCTGAGCATTCTATTTGTTTTGGTATAGACGTACAAGATGCCAACCTTGCCGAATTGGCTATTAACCAAGTCTTTGAATATGAAATAGCGACAAATAAAATAGACCCTATCATTGTTGAAAAAGAGCTCTCTATTATCGCTTTAATTGGTGACAAAATGAAAAGTCACCAAGGTATTAGTGGTAAAATGTTTAGTACGTTAGGGAAAAACAATATTAATATCCGTGCGATTGCGCAAGGTGCCTCAGAAAGAAATATCTCTGCGGTCATTACAGAAAAAGATGTAAAAAAAGCACTAAACAGCTTGCATGAAAGTTTTTTTGAAAGTGATACCAAACAACTTAATGTATTTATTACCGGCGTAGGAAATGTAGGCGAACGCTTAGTAGAACAAATAAAACAACAGCAACAGTATTTAAAAAAGCATTTAAAAATCAATTTACGTGTTGCAGGATTGTCTAATTCTCGAACGATGGTTTTTAATGAAGAAGGTCTGGATTTAAAAGACTGGAAAGTTACATTAAAAGAAGGTGAAGTGGCTACTTTAGATGGCTTTTTTGATGGTGCAAAAGCCTTAAACCTTCGCAACAGTATTTTTGTAGACGTGACGGCCAATGAAGCAGTATCTAAGTTATATACCAGATATTTAAAAGAAAGTATTGCTGTGGTCGCCTGTAATAAAATAGCCTGTTCAAGTACTTACGAAAACTATGTCGCCCTTAAAGCGCATGCTTTAGAATACAATGCGTCCTTCTTGTTTGAAACCAATGTTGGCGCAGGACTACCTGTTATCGACACCTTGAGTAATTTAATGGCTTCTGGGGATAAAATAACATCGATTCAAGCGGTCTTATCTGGTAGTTTAAACTTTGTCTTTAATAACTTTAATGATACTACAAAGTTTCACGACGTGGTGAAGCAAGCACAAGCTGAAGGGTATACCGAGCCAGATCCAAGAATAGATTTAAGCGGTGTTGATGTGGCTAGAAAAATACTCATTTTAGCCAGAGAAAGTGGAACAGCAATGAATCTGGACGACATTACCAACGACTCCTTTTTAACGAAAGCTAATTTAGAATGCGACTCGGTAGCTCATTTTTATAGCACATTAATTTCAGATGAAGCACATTTTCAAAAATTGTATGCTTCTGCCAAAGCTAAAGACTGCCAATTAAAATATGTTGCAGAATTTAATAATGGACAAGCCAAAGTTGGATTAAAGGAAATCCCACAAGGGCATCCGTTTTATAATTTGGAAGGAAAAGATAATATTGTCATGTTTTATACCCAGCGTTATCCAGAACAACCCATGATTATTAAAGGTGCTGGTGCGGGTGCAGATGTTACGGCTTCTGGATTATTTGCAGATATTATTCGTGTAGGAAATAATTAAGTGTAAAATCGCAGTGGGCAGGCCTCGCTCACTACAAAAAACAAACGGTTATTGTGAGGCGTTTACGAGGTGGCGATCTCTTAAACCTAAAATAATAAAATAAGATTACCGCTATCGCGGAAAATAAATATGAATGTAATAAAAATATTTTCACCAGCAACGGTAGCCAACGTCTCCTGCGGATTCGATGTGCTCGGTTTTTGTTTAGACACTATTGGGGATGAAATGCTAATACGAAAAACTAAAGAAAAAGGGATTCGCATTACCAAAATTGAAGGTTATGATTTGCCCTTTGAAGCTGAAAAGAATGTCGCTGGTGTCTCAGCTTTAGCCTTAATTGAAGTAGCGAAACCCGATTGTGGATTCGAAATCGAAATTTATAAAAAAATAAAACCCGGCAGTGGTATTGGCAGTAGTTCTGCCAGTGCTGCGGGTAGCGTATGGGCCATTAACGAGTTATTAGGCAAACCGTTTAGTAAAGCACAAATCACAAATTTTGCGATGAAAGGAGAAGCCCTCGCTAGTGGCTGCGAACATGCAGATAATATTGCGCCCGCAATATTTGGAGGAATTACCTTAGTGAAATCTTGCGCGCCTTTAAAGGTTTTAGAAATTCCGACGCCTTCCGCATTGTATGCCACAATCATTCACCCAGAAATAGAAATAAAAACAGCGGAAGCCAGAGCTATTCTGCCAAAACAAGTTGATTTACAGAACGCCATTACACAATGGGCAAACGTGGGGAGCTTAGTACATGCCATGCATACCAATGACTATGATTTAATTCGTGAGTCCTTACATGATGTTATTGTTGAGCCTTACAGAAGCCAATTAATTCCGTATTTTAATGAAGTAAAAACCGAAAGTATAAAGTCTGGTGCTTTAGGCGCGGGCATTTCGGGCTCAGGACCTTCTATTTTTGCCTTATCAAAAGGGAAAGCTGCTGCAGAAGCTGTTGCCCATGCAATGAAAAAAGTCTATTCTCAAACAGATATTCAGTTTAATGTGTATGTGTCTAAGATTAATATGGAAGGGATTAGAGTAATTAAATGTAACTGATTAAAAAGCGTGCGTTATACATTTTAAACAACGTGAGGCAACTATTTAAAAGAGGCTTCGACACACTCAGCATGACACCGAGAAAAATAAAATAATATTAAAAGATTTTCGCTCAAGTGTATCTTGAGCACAGTCGCTAGACACAAGCAAACATGAACTATTACAGTCTAAACAAACAAGCACCAAACACAACGTTTAAAAACGCTGTTATAAAAGGATTAGCGCCAGATAAAGGGCTGTACTTTCCAGAAAGCATTACACCCTTACCAGAATCGTTTTTTGAAAACATCAATACGCTAAGCGCTTCGGAAATAGCATTTGAAGCAATCAAACAATTTGTGAGTCCGGATATTCCTGAAGCCATACTTAAAACAATTGTTGAAGACACCTTGTCATTTGATTTTCCTGTGGTGACCTTAAATGACAGTATTTCAACTTTAGAACTATTTCACGGGCCAACCATGGCCTTTAAAGATGTTGGCGCCCGATTTATGGCGCGTTGTTTAGGCTATTTCAATAAAAACAACACTAACGAAATTACTGTTTTAGTGGCGACTTCTGGAGATACTGGTGGCGCTGTTGCTAACGGATTTCTTGGTGTAAAAGGGGTTAATGTCGTTATTCTTTACCCTAGCGGAAAGGTGAGTGCTATACAGGAAAAGCAATTAACCACTTTAGGACAAAATATCACGGCATTAGAAGTCGACGGTGTCTTTGACGATTGTCAGGATATGGTAAAACGTGCATTTTTAGATGAAGCGCTAACCAGCAAAATGCAACTCACCTCTGCAAATTCTATTAATGTGGCGCGTTGGATACCGCAACTCTTTTATTTTATGTTTGCTTACAAGCAGTTACATAACACCCATAAAGACCTCGTGTTTTCTGTACCAAGTGGAAATTTCGGAAACGTGTGCGCCGGTATGATGGCACAACAACTGGGATTACCCATTAAGCACTTTATTGCCTCTAATAACGACAATAACGTGGTTACAGAGTATTTAAAAACTGAAGTGTACAACCCAAAACCATCCGTGCAAACCATTAGTAATGCTATGGATGTTGGGAACCCAAGTAATTTTATTCGCATTCGAGAAATTTATAAAAATGATTTTAAGGCCTTAAAAGAAAACTTATCTTCTTTTAGTTTTAGTGATGAAGCCACCCGGACCGCTTTAAAAGAGCTTCACGACACCTTTAATTATGTTGCAGATCCACACGGCGCTGTAGGTTACTTAGGTTGTAAAGCCTATTTAAAGGAACATCCTAAGGCACATTGTGTGTTTCTAGAAACGGCGCATCCCACTAAATTTTTAGAAGTGGTTGAAGCCGTGATTGAAGAAAAGCAGGCATTACCGCCACAAATTCAGGCCGTTATGGGTAAAGACAAAGTCGCGACTAAAATTAGTAGCTATGAGGAATTAAAAGTGTTTTTACTTAAATAACTGGTTTCTGCGTTCTGAGTTAGTTAAGAATACAAAAGCACTTGCGCCAGTAAAAATAATAGGCTAAATTAGAGCTTAAACTAAGGCCTTACACAGGGTTCTAATAGAACAATGCTATGAATACTAAAACGACAGTAGTACTAGTGATGACGCTTTTTTCGTCACTTTTTATATATTCTCAACATGAAGAATTCATCAAATCGGGAGATAATACCATTCATTTAACGACTTACGGTAAAGGGCAACCTATATTAATTATTAATGGGGGTCCCGGAATGAATAGTGAAGGTTTTAAAGCTTTAGCAAAAATTATTGGTAAGTCAAATAAAGCGATAATCTATGATCAGCGCGGCACGGGCAGTTCTAAAATGACTAGAATAGATGCTCAAACCATTACCATGGATGCCATGGCAGAAGACATTGAGGTCATTAGAAAGCATTTGAAACTAGAACAATGGATTGTTCTGGGCCACTCATTTGGAGGCATGCTAGGATCCTATTATGCTTCTAAGTTTCCAGAACGCATAAAAGGGCTTATTTTATCGTCTTCAGGGGGGCTCAAAATGGCTCTTTTTTCGAGAATCGATATTAGGTCTAGACTAACACAAACTGAAAGGGACTCTTTAAGTTATTGGAATCGT
It contains:
- a CDS encoding homoserine kinase — encoded protein: MNVIKIFSPATVANVSCGFDVLGFCLDTIGDEMLIRKTKEKGIRITKIEGYDLPFEAEKNVAGVSALALIEVAKPDCGFEIEIYKKIKPGSGIGSSSASAAGSVWAINELLGKPFSKAQITNFAMKGEALASGCEHADNIAPAIFGGITLVKSCAPLKVLEIPTPSALYATIIHPEIEIKTAEARAILPKQVDLQNAITQWANVGSLVHAMHTNDYDLIRESLHDVIVEPYRSQLIPYFNEVKTESIKSGALGAGISGSGPSIFALSKGKAAAEAVAHAMKKVYSQTDIQFNVYVSKINMEGIRVIKCN
- the thrC gene encoding threonine synthase — its product is MNYYSLNKQAPNTTFKNAVIKGLAPDKGLYFPESITPLPESFFENINTLSASEIAFEAIKQFVSPDIPEAILKTIVEDTLSFDFPVVTLNDSISTLELFHGPTMAFKDVGARFMARCLGYFNKNNTNEITVLVATSGDTGGAVANGFLGVKGVNVVILYPSGKVSAIQEKQLTTLGQNITALEVDGVFDDCQDMVKRAFLDEALTSKMQLTSANSINVARWIPQLFYFMFAYKQLHNTHKDLVFSVPSGNFGNVCAGMMAQQLGLPIKHFIASNNDNNVVTEYLKTEVYNPKPSVQTISNAMDVGNPSNFIRIREIYKNDFKALKENLSSFSFSDEATRTALKELHDTFNYVADPHGAVGYLGCKAYLKEHPKAHCVFLETAHPTKFLEVVEAVIEEKQALPPQIQAVMGKDKVATKISSYEELKVFLLK
- a CDS encoding alpha/beta fold hydrolase; translation: MNTKTTVVLVMTLFSSLFIYSQHEEFIKSGDNTIHLTTYGKGQPILIINGGPGMNSEGFKALAKIIGKSNKAIIYDQRGTGSSKMTRIDAQTITMDAMAEDIEVIRKHLKLEQWIVLGHSFGGMLGSYYASKFPERIKGLILSSSGGLKMALFSRIDIRSRLTQTERDSLSYWNRRIANGDTTYVARLKRGTFLAPAYLFDKSNIPVVAERLTQGNATINGLVWQNMREIAFDCTAGLKNIKVPVLIIQGKQDIIDRETAEVAKSALQNSNLVILDKCGHYGWLDQPDLYFENINTYLEKLKS
- the thrA gene encoding bifunctional aspartate kinase/homoserine dehydrogenase I; translated protein: MQVLKFGGTSVGSSKNINRVIAILEDYAKQSKVICVVSAVGGITDRLLKAGQLAKDNNKDYKKEYKAIKNKHLTMLSELIPTNETKVADALEEKLKQLKNLLDGIFLINELSPQTSDRLLSFGELLSSFIIAETLKSRSMSAARKNAQELIITNSNFTKAEVKFEPTNSNIRTYFKDAHQSITILPGFISKSTNNEITTLGRGGSDYTAAIVAAALQVEKLEIWTDVSGMYTTNPKLVKQAYPIQRISYQEAMELSHFGAKVLYPPTVQPVLNLKIPIQIKNTMDPKAVGTLISDGGNGKSSTATGITNINNIALLTLQGNGMVGVPGFSKRLFETLAQEKVNIILITQASSEHSICFGIDVQDANLAELAINQVFEYEIATNKIDPIIVEKELSIIALIGDKMKSHQGISGKMFSTLGKNNINIRAIAQGASERNISAVITEKDVKKALNSLHESFFESDTKQLNVFITGVGNVGERLVEQIKQQQQYLKKHLKINLRVAGLSNSRTMVFNEEGLDLKDWKVTLKEGEVATLDGFFDGAKALNLRNSIFVDVTANEAVSKLYTRYLKESIAVVACNKIACSSTYENYVALKAHALEYNASFLFETNVGAGLPVIDTLSNLMASGDKITSIQAVLSGSLNFVFNNFNDTTKFHDVVKQAQAEGYTEPDPRIDLSGVDVARKILILARESGTAMNLDDITNDSFLTKANLECDSVAHFYSTLISDEAHFQKLYASAKAKDCQLKYVAEFNNGQAKVGLKEIPQGHPFYNLEGKDNIVMFYTQRYPEQPMIIKGAGAGADVTASGLFADIIRVGNN